Proteins encoded by one window of Rutidosis leptorrhynchoides isolate AG116_Rl617_1_P2 chromosome 7, CSIRO_AGI_Rlap_v1, whole genome shotgun sequence:
- the LOC139859295 gene encoding kinesin-like protein KIN-12C — protein MMKDSSKSVESEGNENRFEKTVSVPIDIPISRTPLNSIPDPSQFSKEFDVVHSGIRDYKSVEAGPSSNRRKFDSAHSTPARSGSRTTCVGQLGGCTGPRAIQSTGDRGGCGSRVSRRLSSVNCESLPTEVPHFELVEDPSFWNDHNVQVLIRMRPLSTMEKMAQGFGRCLKQESLQTLAWVGHPEARFTFDHVVCESISQEKLFRVVGLPMVDNCMSGYNSCMFAYGQTGSGKTYTMMGEISQQDGKFVDDCGITPRIFDYLFTRIKLEEENRTDERLVYSCKCSFLEIYNEQITDLLEPSSTNLQLREGLKEGVYVENLTEHNVKTVDEVLKLLLQGAANRKVAETDMNSESSRSHSVFTCIVESRWEKDSVTHIRFGRLNLVDLAGSERQRSSGAGERLKEASYINKSLSTLGLVIMSLVDVAHGKHRHVPYRDSKLTFLLQDSLGGNSKTTIIANVSPSMCAANETLSTLKFAQRAKLIQNNAKVNEDSSGDVTALQRQIQMLKEQMSFLMKHQKIGQTYQSRLGESCEREDPSGENICGDINDVNDPKRKALPREDAQSTKMLLRFREEKIKRLELLAHGVISIDSFIIDENNALMEEIQQLQTRIDNNPEFTRFQNSYERGEREALVAEVMALNEQLLRTLEVEESYIERNYPTERENEIMQDDKATMELEEYKSANSKLISKVDELNRELSRYMSYKQTALNPVDNASSKINLGDEVEACDQSERVMLDNNGFKSDNILDSTNIKQELTDARTLLDTMKTQQAKLVQELNLVRHENQMLVETLSNNNKTDSHPMLLNHELQARLDKMNMDLEDLKLLNDPVNHEDVENEATNAILNLQQELASLQVKYHKRLCTVSEENKKLKTIIAAKEDEVYTLHSDWERASLELTSFLLDGSKSLKDASGQIESIACSFPRYNVLVGEHVKKAVSVFIEKEQTILGLEKNLVDAQGTIQQMQEKLNSLRSATIALTEEHNRRTEETNNMDEVPKGEVLLNACTNQIVVHQIMGELVAIHNKVDNMKTYLSSLFEDLDESETDVSTSSSNLSDIEDVSENILVKNGSKYPSGNQENSDVKGFINGSKAYALLKNQFDMVYEAFIKLDIQLAAVFNDKEYGYQSMQFVEDKTCKVGRFFSKCEEARATMSEADNMLTTLLKVNEEEKVLSGKWKQAAEELMEDKANLTEEINQLKSELQLKNEEHHNSLVQLANTVSVLEDSFRIMQTEAENLCHLMYSDAMEMVQGINHFICQSRSSLHDICAETMEKSFESYVIQQCCIGEYINKFGFHQGIMEHVEKSRLMNNGEDELVGENLKLVKELERKNTLLNGVLFDFSLLQESTSTRKDVKDEAEKLLTVLSQVQHELKLKTDQLDDVMVEYENLESRLADTEAALSSSKTCLQHSEETVDAMSYQIAELRSLLEDVYHKKSETEKQLEVQKENVKALENEIHCASSSAQEQFLFSLEGITDDFKRVSSERDGLCEQIKSLQDKLELAYAIADENEAIAVEARQESEASKIYAEQKEEEVKILENSVEELDSTINVLEKRVNEMEVELERHHKIRDSLELELHSLGQRLLTVESFRNSTDNYNVDQSDDQISRSAHARIKDLEDERVEQANEIKQCKDYISELLIHAEAQAVQYQQKYKSLEAMVSEMKIESTKSQSEAPLSDKTEKSLVRPRGSSSPFRCIGNLVQQVTTEKDHELSLAKLRLEELEALASSRQKEVCMLNTKLAAAENMTHDVIRDLLGVKLDMTNYANLINHKQLQRFIEDAAQQAQEFVAMEQEIRRLKRQIDDLLEERDRCISEINSKEAEILDSKMKVVQLQGRDQLLKAQNEMLKADKTNLQKLAAELDDMIKKLLGKQHTLVQTQQQENQISNASTSEFGKRLANSEKLLLRVNDELAQYRKPDSPRRLHHRQYRKENGQ, from the exons GTCTTAATACGAATGAGACCGTTAAGCACTATGGAGAAGATGGCACAAGGGTTTGGCAGGTGCTTGAAGCAGGAGAGTTTACAGACCTTGGCATGGGTTGGCCACCCTGAAGCCAGATTCACCTTCGATCACGTAGTCTGTGAATCAATATCACAG GAAAAGCTCTTTAGGGTTGTTGGATTGCCTATGGTTGATAATTGCATGTCCGGTTATAATAGTTGCATGTTTGCTTATGGCCAG ACTGGCAGTGGCAAAACATATACAATGATGGGTGAGATAAGTCAACAGGATGGCAAGTTTGTTGATGACTGTGGCATAACTCCACGCATTTTTGACTATCTATTCACGAGGATTAAATTG GAGGAAGAGAACAGGACGGATGAAAGACTTGTGTATAGCTGCAAATGTTCGTTTCTGGAGATATACAATGAGCAGATCACTGATCTCTTGGAACCCTCATCTACTAATCTTCAA cTCAGAGAAGGGTTAAAGGAAGGAGTGTATGTTGAAAATCTTACAGAACATAATGTAAAGACTGTTGATGAAGTTCTCAAGCTTTTGTTACAG GGTGCTGCAAATAGGAAAGTGGCGGAAACGGATATGAACAGTGAGAGTAGCAGATCACATAGTGTTTTCACCTGCATTGTTGAAAGTCGTTGGGAAAAAGATTCTGTGACACATATTAGATTTGGAAGGTTAAATTTGGTAGATTTGGCTGGTTCCGAAAG GCAGAGAAGCTCGGGAGCAGGAGAACGTTTAAAGGAGGCATCCTATATTAACAAATCTCTATCAACTCTTGG TCTTGTGATAATGTCTCTCGTGGATGTTGCACATGGGAAACATAGACATGTACCTTACAGGGACTCAAAACTTACATTTCTTCTTCAG GATTCTCTAGGCGGGAACTCTAAAACAACAATTATAGCAAATGTCAGCCCCTCAATGTG TGCTGCTAATGAGACATTAAGTACGCTAAAATTTGCTCAGCGTGCCAAGCTAATACAGAACAAT GcaaaagtaaatgaagattcatcAGGTGATGTGACAGCACTGCAACGACAAATTCAAATGTTAAAG GAGCAAATGTCCTttttgatgaagcatcaaaaaattGGACAAACTTACCAGTCTAGGTTAGGCGAATCTTGTGAAAGAGAAGATCCTTCAGGTGAAAATATATGTGGTGATATTAATGACGTAAATGACCCGAAAAGGAAG GCTCTTCCAAGAGAAGATGCTCAGTCTACTAAAATGTTGCTAAGATTTCGTGAGGAAAAAATTAAACGCTTGGAGTTACTTGCACATGGAGTAATATCTATTGATAGTTttatcattgatgaaaacaatgcttTAATGGAAGAAATTCAGCAGCTACAAACTAGGATTGATAATAATCCTGAATTCACAAG GTTCCAGAATTCATATGAGCGTGGCGAACGTGAAGCGTTGGTAGCTGAAGTGATGGCCTTGAATGAGCAG CTTTTAAGAACCCTTGAGGTTGAAGAAAGCTACATAGAGAGAAATTATCCAACAGAAAGAGAAAATGAG ATAATGCAGGATGACAAAGCCACAATGGAGTTAGAGGAGTACAAGAGCGCCAATTCCAAACTGATTAG CAAGGTTGATGAACTGAACAGAGAATTGAGCAGATACATGAGCTATAAACAAACAGCATTGAATCCT GTCGACAATGCCTCGAGTAAAATAAATTTAGGAGATGAGGTGGAAGCCTGTGATCAATCAGAACGAGTCATGCTCGATAATAATGGTTTCAAAAGTGACAATATACTAGATTCCACCAACATTAAACAAGAGTTAACCGATGCGAGAACCTTATTGGACACCATGAAAACTCAGCAAGCCAAATTGGTTCAAGAGCTAAATCTTGTTCGTCATGAGAATCAAATGCTGGTGGAAACATTAAGCAACAACAATAAAACAGATTCTCATCCAATGCTGCTTAATCATGAATTACAAGCACGTTTAGACAAGATGAACATGGACCTTGAGGATCTAAAACTACTTAATGATCCTGTTAATCACGAGGATGTTGAGAATGAAGCAACTAATGCAATTCTCAATTTACAACAAGAATTGGCTTCTTTACAGGTGAAATATCACAAAAGATTATGTACCGTGTCAGAagaaaacaagaagttaaaaacgATTATAGCAGCTAAAGAAGATGAAGTATATACGTTACACAGTGACTGGGAGAGGGCAAGTTTAGAGTTGACTAGCTTTTTATTGGACGGGTCAAAGTCTCTTAAAGATGCCTCGGGTCAGATAGAAAGTATTGCATGTTCTTTTCCTCGGTATAATGTTTTGGTTGGTGAACATGTTAAGAAAGCGGTGTCGGTTTTTATTGAGAAAGAACAGACGATTTTAGGACTCGAAAAGAACCTGGTGGATGCTCAAGGTACGATACAACAAATGCAGGAGAAACTGAATTCATTGAGGTCTGCAACCATCGCGTTGACTGAAGAACATAATAGAAGGACTGAAGAAACTAATAATATGGATGAAGTACCAAAAGGTGAAGTTTTGTTAAATGCATGTACAAATCAAATAGTGGTGCATCAGATAATGGGTGAACTTGTTGCTATACATAACAAGGTTGATAACATGAAGACTTATTTAAGTTCTCTGTTCGAAGATTTGGATGAATCTGAAACTGATGTTTCTACTTCAAGCTCTAATCTTTCTGACATTGAAGATGTCTCAGAGAACATATTAGTTAAAAACGGTTCAAAATATCCTTCTGGTAATCAAGAAAACAGTGACGTGAAAGGTTTCATCAATGGCAGTAAGGCGTATGCATTATTGAAGAATCAATTCGATATGGTGTATGAAGCTTTCATCAAATTAGATATTCAGTTGGCTGCTGTGTTTAATGACAAGGAATATGGATATCAGTCTA tGCAGTTTGTTGAAGATAAAACATGCAAAGTTGGTAGATTCTTTAGCAAGTGTGAGGAGGCACGTGCAACCATGAGTGAGGCTGATAATATGTTGACCACACTATTAAAAGTCAACGAAGAAGAGAAAGTGTTGAGTGGTAAATGGAAACAAGCTGCAGAGGAGTTAATGGAGGATAAGGCTAACTTAACTGAAGAAATAAACCAACTCAAGTCTGAATTACAGTTGAAAAACGAAGAACATCATAACAGTTTGGTACAACTTGCAAATACAGTGTCGGTGCTTGAAGATTCTTTTCGGATCATGCAAACAGAAGCTGAAAATTTGTGCCACTTGATGTATTCTGATGCCATGGAAATGGTCCAAGGTATCAACCACTTCATTTGTCAATCAAGATCTTCATTGCATGATATCTGTGCTGAAACAATGGAAAAAAGTTTTGAATCTTATGTGATACAACAATGCTGTATTGGAGAATACATCAACAAATTTGGTTTTCATCAAGGGATTATGGAACACGTTGAAAAATCCAGGTTGATGAATAATGGTGAAGATGAGTTGGTTGGTGAAAATTTGAAACTAGTGAAAGAATTGGAACGGAAGAACACTTTGTTGAATGGTGTACTTTTTGATTTTAGTTTGTTACAAGAATCAACCTCTACAAGAAAAGATGTGAAAGATGAAGCTGAAAAGTTACTCACTGTTTTAAGCCAAGTACAACACGAGTTAAAATTGAAGACGGATCAGCTTGATGATGTCATGGTTGAATATGAAAATCTTGAATCCCGCTTAGCTGATACAGAAGCTGCTTTATCATCCTCAAAAACATGTCTACAACATTCTGAGGAGACTGTTGATGCAATGTCATACCAAATAGCTGAGTTGAGAAGTCTTTTAGAGGATGTATACCATAAAAAATCAGAAACCGAAAAGCAACTTGAAGTACAAAAGGAAAATGTTAAAGCTTTGGAAAACGAAATTCATTGTGCGTCTTCTTCGGCACAAGAACAGTTTTTATTTTCTTTAGAAGGTATTACTGATGATTTTAAGAGGGTTTCGAGTGAGAGAGACGGGTTATGTGAACAAATTAAGTCTTTGCAAGATAAGCTTGAATTGGCTTATGCCATAGCTGATGAAAATGAAGCCATTGCTGTTGAAGCACGTCAG GAGTCAGAGGCTAGTAAAATATATGCTGAACAAAAGGAAGAGGAGGTTAAAATTTTGGAAAACTCTGTTGAAGAACTTGATTCTACCATAAATGTATTGGAGAAAAGG GTGAACGAAATGGAAGTTGAGCTCGAGAGGCATCACAAGATAAGAGATTCATTGGAACTGGAACTTCACTCACTGGGTCAAAGGCTGTTGACTGTTGAAAGCTTTAGAAACAGCACTGATAACTATAATGTGGATCAATCTGATGATCAAATATCAAGGTCT GCACATGCACGAATAAAAGATCTTGAAGATGAAAGAGTGGAACAAGCTAATGAG ATCAAGCAATGTAAAGATTACATTTCTGAACTTTTAATCCATGCCGAAGCTCAAGCTGTCCAGTATCAACAAAAG TACAAGTCCTTGGAAGCAATGGTTAGTGAAATGAAGATAGAATCAACAAAGTCTCAATCTGAAGCACCGTTATCAGATAAGACTGAAAAAAGCTTAGTAAGACCAAGGGGTTCAAGCTCACCGTTTAGATGTATAGGGAACTTAGTTCAACAGGTGACTACAGAGAAGGATCACGAACTCTCGTTGGCCAAACTTCGTTTAGAAGAGCTTGAAGCATTAGCATCGAGCCGTCAAAAAGAG GTATGTATGTTAAACACCAAACTGGCGGCTGCAGAGAATATGACACATGATGTAATCCGTGATCTACTTGGTGTGAAGTTAGACATGACTAACTATGCT AACTTGATAAACCATAAGCAGCTTCAAAGATTTATTGAGGATGCTGCTCAGCAAGCACAGGAGTTTGTTGCAATG GAGCAAGAGATTCGCAGACTGAAGCGACAAATTGATGATTTACTTGAAGAAAGAGATAG GTGCATTTCGGAAATAAATTCAAAAGAAGCAGAAATACTTGATAGTAAGATGAAAGTAGTGCAGTTACAAGGGAGGGACCAGTTGCTGAAAGCACAAAATGAAATGCTGAAG GCAGACAAAACCAATTTACAGAAACTGGCTGCAGAACTAGACGACATGATCAAGAAGCTACTCGGGAAACAGCATACTCTTGTACAAACTCAACAGCAAGAGAATCAGATCTCAAATGCAAGCACCAGTGAGTTTGGTAAGAGGCTGGCCAACTCAGAGAAGTTGCTTCTACGTGTTAATGACGAACTGGCTCAATATCGTAAGCCTGATAGCCCTCGTCGATTGCATCATAGACAGTACCGAAAAGAGAATGGTCAATAA
- the LOC139858782 gene encoding vacuolar protein sorting-associated protein 52 A-like, which translates to MAELATNELRKPEGETMDANKSVFNLGSVVGDLTVEEDASSNDISLEGLQQELEECKTDEIVANILSKGVKLREYTKGVENNLRQVELDSIQEYITESDNLVSLHDQIRDCDIILSQMETLLGGFQVEIGSISSDIKILQEKSLDMGLKLKNRKVAESKLAKFVEDIIVPPRMIDIIVDGEVNDEYMRTLEILSKKLKFVEVDSMVKTSNALKDVQPELERLRQKAVSKVFEFMIQKLYALRKPKTNIQILQQSILLKYKYVISFLKEHGKEIYNEIRAAYTDTMNKVLSAHFRAYIQALEKLQLDIASPTDLIGVDTSTSLFSRGREPLKNRSAIFALGDRISILKQIDEPSLIPHIAEASSKKYPYEVLFRSLHKLLMDTATSEYVFCGDFFGDESVFYEIFSGPFGVMDEHFGTVLPNSFDAIGIMLMIRITHQHQLIMSRRRIPCLDSYLDKVNISLWPRFKMIFDMHINSLRNANVKTLWEDDVHPHYVMRRYAEFTASLIQLNVDYGDGQLDLNMERLKMAIDDLLIKLAKMFTKPKQQTVFLINNYDMTIAVLKEAGPEGGKIQVHFEELLKNNTAVYVEELLLEHFGNLIKFVKTRASEDSSSGSEKQPITVAEVEPIVKDFGSRWKAAIELMHGDVITSFSNFLCGMDILRAALTQLLLYYTRLSDCMKRIAGGSTLNKDLVSISSIMYEIRKFSRTF; encoded by the exons ATGGCGGAGCTAGCAACAAATGAACTG CGTAAACCTGAAGGTGAAACCATGGATGCCAATAAATCTGTTTTTAATTTGGGATCTGTAGTTGGTGATTTGACTGTTGAAGAGGATGCAAGCAG CAATGATATATCATTAGAAGGACTGCAGCAGGAGCTTGAAGAGTGCAAAACTGACGAG ATTGTTGCAAATATATTGTCAAAAGGCGTGAAACTGCGGGAATATACCAAGGGCGTTGAAAACAATTTACGCCAAGTAGAATTGGACTCAATTCAG gagTATATAACAGAGAGTGATAATCTAGTGTCCCTTCATGATCAAATTCGTGATTGTGACATCATTCTTTCACAAATGGAAACTCTACTTGGTGGATTTCAG GTTGAGATTGGTTCTATTAGTTCAGACATAAAAATACTTCAGGAGAAATCTTTAGATATGGGGCTGAAGCTCAAGAATCGCAAG GTTGCAGAATCGAAGTTAGCAAAGTTTGTTGAAGACATTATTGTACCACCAAGGATGATTGACATAATTGTTGATGGAGAG GTTAATGATGAATATATGAGGACTCTTGAGATTCTGAGTAAGAAGCTGAAGTTTGTTGAAGTAGATTCCATGGTTAAAACTTCAAATGCTTTAAAAGATGTTCAGCCCGAGTTAGAAAGACTTAGACAGAAAGCAGTTTCAAAG GTATTCGAGTTCATGATTCAGAAGCTTTATGCATTGAGGAAACCTAAAACGAATATTCAGATTCTTCAGCAGAGCATCTTGTTAAAATATAA GTATGTTATCTCCTTTCTCAAGGAGCATGGGAAGGAGATTTATAATGAAATTCGGGCAGCATATACTGATACAATGAACAAG GTCCTAAGTGCCCATTTCCGTGCTTATATTCAAGCATTAGAGAAACTACAACTTGACATAGCCAGTCCTACTGATCTGATAGGTGTTGACACCAGCACAAGCCTGTTTTCAAGAGGAAGAGAACCTTTAAAAAACCGGTCTGCTATATTTGCTCTTGGAGATAGAATAAGCATTCTCAAG CAAATCGACGAGCCTTCATTGATTCCACATATTGCTGAAGCAAGTTCAAAGAAGTATCCTTATGAAGTCCTCTTCAGAAGTTTGCACAAGCTGCTCATGGATACCGCCACTTCAGA ATATGTCTTCTGTGGGGATTTCTTTGGAGATGAATCTGTATTCTATGAAATATTTTCAG GGCCATTTGGTGTAATGGATGAGCATTTTGGTACAGTCCTTCCAAATTCCTTTGATGCAATTGGTATAATGCTTATGATCCGCATTACACACCAACACCAG CTCATAATGTCTAGGCGACGGATTCCGTGTCTTGATTCTTATTTGGATAAG GTGAATATCTCATTGTGGCCCCGTTTCAAGATGATATTTGACATGCACATCAACAGTCTGAGAAATGCGAATGTCAAAACATTGTGGGAGGATGATGTGCATCCACACTATGTTATGAGACGTTATGCCGAGTTTACTGCTTCACTTATTCAACTCAATGTTGACTATGGGGATGGCCAG CTTGATCTGAACATGGAAAGACTGAAAATGGCTATTGATGACTTGCTTATCAAGCTCGCCAAGATGTTCACAAAACCAAAACAACAGACGGTTTTTCTTATCAATAACTATGACATGACAATTGCTGTTTTGAAG GAAGCGGGGCCAGAAGGTGGCAAAATTCAGGTCCATTTTGAAGAACTTTTGAAGAATAATACAGCTGTTTATGTG GAAGAACTGCTGCTGGAACATTTTGGCAACCTGATCAAGTTTGTCAAAACCCGAGCAT CTGAGGACTCGAGTTCTGGATCTGAGAAACAACCAATAACTGTGGCTGAAGTTGAACCGATTGTGAAGGACTTTGGAAGCAGATGGAAAGCAGCGATAGAGCTGATGCACGGTGATGTCATCACATCATTCAGCAACTTCCTTTGTGGAATGGATATATTAAGAGCAGCCTTGACACAACTTTTGCTTTACTATACGAGACTTTCAGATTGCATGAAACGAATCGCTGGTGGATCGACCCTTAATAAAGACCTTGTTTCCATATCATCCATTATGTATGAAATCAGAAAATTTTCAAGGACATTCTAG